Proteins co-encoded in one Bombus pyrosoma isolate SC7728 linkage group LG4, ASM1482585v1, whole genome shotgun sequence genomic window:
- the LOC122567238 gene encoding uncharacterized protein LOC122567238 codes for MGACFGRCISKVTDSLSYRFYQRHTSMSYQGDEQVEFIDDKGDADQPRGSKTLLSFLSLNRFKKKHGVPVTLELLEDGAWSKGTNKYARLNSRNDASTSSGLDTPLQILDARTLMKQQTCVSSTPGSSLDLEWEHEGMPLPVIDDEKVGSTDGSITQTSVNNSQPSSLTASPWSRVSTPNSLEWDPVEADMVCVDLETEQLLTEIERLTDRALKETGEWTNAS; via the exons ATGGGGGCCTGTTTCGGCCGCTGTATTTCCAAAGTTACAGACTCTTTATCGTACAG gTTTTATCAAAGACACACCAGTATGTCCTACCAAGGAGACGAACAAGTTGAG TTTATAGATGACAAAGGAGATGCAGACCAACCTAGAGGATCAAAAAC CCTGTTATCGTTTCTCTCCTTAAACCGGTTCAAG aaaaaacATGGGGTTCCTGTAACATTGGAATTATTGGAAGATGGAGCATGGTCAAAGGGTACTAATAAATATGCCAGATTAAACTCTAGGAATGATGCTTCTACAAG ttctGGTCTAGATACTCCACTTCAAATTCTTGATGCAAGAACATTAATGAAACAACAAACATGCGTTTCTTCCACTCCTGGCTCATCATTAGATTTGGAATGGGAACATGAAG GAATGCCTTTGCCAGTTATAGACGATGAAAAAGTTGGGAGTACAGACGGTTCTATAACTCAAACATCAGTAAATAATAGCCAACCCTCTAGCTTGACAGCATCTCCTTGGTCTAGGGTGTCGACACCAAATAGTTTAGAATGGGATCCGGTAGAAGCCGATATGGTATGTGTTGATTTAGAGACTGAACAGCTTTTGACTGAAATAGAAAGATTAACAGATAGAGCATTAAAGGAAACAGGAGAATGGACTAATGCTAGTTGA
- the LOC122567235 gene encoding ubiquitin-conjugating enzyme E2 J1-like, whose translation MSFEGKYNAKSPAVKRLMREAQELHEATEEYCASPLEDNLFEWHFTVQGPPSTDFEGGVYHGRILLPPEYPMKPPNIILLTPNGRFETNKKICLSISGHHPETWQPSWSIRTALLALIAFMPTPGNGTIGSLDYSKEERQKLAKKSLNWQCDTCGKVVDLLSKNTVKKPITVEEQTMLNTIALKADDSPTSDTSFLVNSDSISENQLRQRNIEPIINENQDRQQSDIIVNQQVETMSSSNDLFWSILIASLVSAIILLVLRRLFLV comes from the exons ATGTCATTCGAAGGGAAATACAACGCAAAAAGTCCCG ctGTGAAAAGATTAATGAGAGAGGCCCAAGAGCTTCATGAAGCGACGGAAGAATATTGTGCATCTCCTTTAGAAGATAATCTTTTTGAGTGGCATTTTACTGTGCAAGGACCACCATCCACAGACTTTGAAGGTGGTGTTTATCATGGTAGAATTTTATTGCCACCGGAATATCCTATGAAACCtccaaatattatattattaaca CCCAATGGCCGTTTTGAAACCAATAAAAAGATTTGCTTAAGCATTTCTGGGCATCATCCGGAAACATGGCAGCCTTCATGGAGCATCAGAACAGCTTTATTGGCTTTAATTGCTTTTATGCCAACACCAGGAAATGGGACAATCGGATCTTTAGACTATAGTAAAGAGGAAAGGCAAAAACTTGCAAAAAA ATCACTAAACTGGCAATGCGATACTTGTGGGAAAGTTGTTGATTTATTGTCAAAGAACACAGTTAAAAAACCTATTACAGTAGAAGAACAAACTATGTTAAACACAATAGCATTAAAg GCTGATGACTCACCAACATCAGACACATCTTTTTTAGTCAATTCAGATAGCATTTCAGAAAATCAACTGAGACAACGTAACATCGAGCCGATTATTAATGAGAATCAAGATCGACAGCAATCGGATATTATAGTAAATCAACAGGTGGAAACAATGTCATCTTCGAACGATTTATTCTGGAGCATCCTGATCGCTTCCTTGGTGTCAGCAATAATTCTACTTGTTTTGCGACGGCTATttcttgtttaa